DNA from Strix aluco isolate bStrAlu1 chromosome 2, bStrAlu1.hap1, whole genome shotgun sequence:
tatgttggttgtttttttttttaattgtattgaGTGTCAGAAGCCCGAAGACCCAGGTAACTCGTTGTGAAGTAAATATGACAAAAGGAAAACCAGGGCTGCAGTAACTATTCAGGCGTGCTCAGTGTCTGCAATTTCTATTAACTTCACTTGGGCACTGAATTATTGACACTTCTAGAGGAAGTGACCAAAGAAGGTTCATCTTTACAAAAGGCAGAGCTAAGTAACTGGTGTATTTGCAGTTATTTTCCATCTGAAGAGTACAGGTGAATAAACAAAGTAACAGGGAATGGAAGTGCCAAGGGAAATGGTTTCAAGTACAATTATTCCACAAAATTAACTGGCAAAAATATAACTGTAGAATCCAGTGTTTAGGAGGATATTGCAGAAAATGGGGAATGGAAGGTATTTATGTTATGAGGAAGAGGAACGATAAGCTGTGAAGAGATCTACTTGGTTTTGGGAAGGGCAATCTTGTATGGGCTGGACTAGTCTGGTTTTGCAGTTCTTATCTCTTTTCTAAGATAATTGGATTACTTTAGCATTTTGTAAAGCATATGTCATACTTAATTGTGATTTGTGGTCACTTTGTAAAATTCACTCAAGTGACTACTGTGTTAGAGCAGCCTTTTTTACTGTAAAAGGCCTAATGCACCTGATTACAACTCTTTTCATATAACATTTACCGGAATTAATATTGTGAACACTGGTAGCAGAAATAGGCCTTAATGGAGGCAAATGTTGTATGTGCCTCTATCTTCTGTCCAAGTGTACTGGCTCATGTAAAGTtgataccaggaaaaaaaaagggacaggAGTTTGGTAATGACTGTCTTAATGTTCCATTTAATTGCAAGATGTAGTCAAACTAATTCAGCTTGGTGAGAGTCCTTGGAGGTTATTCACTGCAGTGCTCCTTAAGGTCATGTCTGGGAGacaaactgcttttatttttcatggtgaGGATAGTGGTGGCCAAAATACATAGTAGAGACGTTGATTTGAACCCAGGTGCCTTTGTGCAGTATTACTGACATCTGACTGTCAACAGTATTAAATGTTCTTACCCTTTGTATGTTTGGAAGGTCCATCTTAAATGGACAAGGAACAAAGTTTTATTAAATGttagcatatatatttatataacagACGTACTTACAGAAGCATTAAATCATTGtcttatttcacagaaagaaGAATCAATAATGTCAGCGCTAAACTGGAAGCCCTTTATTTATGGAGGTTTAGCATCAATCACTGCAGAATGTGGTAAGTTTTTCCTTTAACTGTTTACATTATTTCCTTTGATCAGATAGTCTCTTTTAAAGCAAGCTTGGTTCCATGCTATCAGTGACACAGTAGTATATGGTGGTCTACAGCATAGTTTTGTTCTTTAAGGCTGACTGAAGAGTTGCTCAGATCTTTGTTACAATGTCAGAACACTTCTGTCTGTAAACTCATGCCCCATATGAGTCTTGTTTGTATAAAAACTTTGCCTTTGGATTCTGTTATTTGGTGTTTGTTGATCTGTTCCTAGACAGTGGTCATAAGTATACACAGCTCTTGTTTTGCTAGAGTAGACAAGCTCTTAACTTGTAAAATTTTTCTCTTAGCTTTTCTGAGTAGCTATGTTGCAGTTTAAATTCCCTTTTCTTGAATGTGAGTGGCTGTTTAGATTTGAACATTTAAATTGAGTTAGTGTCCAACACAGAGTAAGTGCTAGAGTGAGCCAGTGCATCTGATGTGCCTATTCTAAAGACAAACTTAAAATACCAACATCCTTTTAAAGTCTTACCTGAAATGCACGTAcatgaaaacaaaggaaatctGTTTTTTCGCAGTAGCAGAACAGAGTCTGACGTGTGTTTGGCTTCCATGTGAAGTCTGTCTAATAAAATAGATGTAGTATAAAATTACacttaaaactttccttttctacCTTCTCTTATTAAACTTCAGTTTGAAACCTTGCTTACTTGACTGAATGTGGCCAATAATGCTAAAAGCTTTGTGAGGAAGACAAGCAATACATAACAGCCTTGCTTGTCTGGTAAACCTTGTTAGAACAGAAGTAGCTAATCCTGACTCCTGTTAGCCCTTTAGGTGAATATTGAATGTTGAGGTGGTCCCGTTCCTAAAAATAAGCTCTGGAGGCATATGCTTTCTAAACCTTTTCATAAAGGGAGGATGGAGAACTTGACATAGCAGTAGGCTGTAGGAAAGCAGTAACAGAAATGGGTACTACTGCTATTGCTCTTTTAGGTTCTAGGCTAGAATCTGTATAACTTGTCCtatgaaatttgtatttctttgcctTCAGTGAAATGCTTTTCAAAGATGTTGGTAGAATACACACACAAACTCTGTACTTGAGTGTGATTGCACAGTCCTCTTCAGTGTGGCTGTTTACAGCCAGACATACCATGTTGCCTGAAAACAGTGAATGCAAAATGTAAACATAGGAAGAAGTAGGTAGGACCTCTGACAAGCTTTAGAAGAAACAAGGTGACATAAAATGAACCACTTGCTTAAAGAAAGTCTTGGTAAGAGATTTCTTTCCCCTGggagtatttttttatattttagtatAGAATAAaggcttctgtttcttttatcatGTTCTTTGTTGTCTTTGGTTAGGTAAGTACTTGatagatttttctctctgaattttttttttaaggtactttCCCCATTGATCTGACCAAAACACGTCTGCAGGTTCAAGGTCAAGTTAATGATGCCAAATATAAAGAGATCCGCTACCGTGGAATGGTGCATGCACTAGTCAGAATATGCAGAGAAGAAGGATTGAAAGCCCTATACTCTGGGTAAAATTAACTGACTTGCAGTAATGGTTTATGAACAGTATATTGATAAGTATAAGCCCAATATATGTGTGAATTCTTGAGTTTCAGATTTACAAGGTATTTGGTTAGCCTTAATTAACCTGGAAGTTGAATGCCCAAGCTTAGATTGCTTCAATGCTTGCACTGTGTAATagcatttcatattaaaaaaacccaaacaaacacctgcagaaaaaaataaatggctaAGCATAAGTTATTCTATGCAATGCTGCTATGGCTGTTCCATCTCTCAGAAGAAACACTGAATTAACCTTTGTGTATAAATGGtcatactgtttttttttttaaacatgaaagaTGGTGGGAAGAGATGTAACCTGCAAATTACATTTCAGACAAGCTGGCCAGTTATTTTATAGATCACAAATTGAGGTATGCTCTAATACTAATCCTTCCACAGTTTGTTCCTGTTCTTGcaggctttatttaaaaaaagaacccaaacaaaaAGAACCACAAACCCTTGTTTTGTCTGTAGTGAGTTTAAATTGTTGATTTAAATGAACAAATCTTTCTCTGGTACATTATCTTGTGTTCAGTCTCTCCTGCTCTAAAAAGTATTTGCTAATCAATCTTTTGCAATTTTGAGCATAAATATTATCACTGCCTATTTTTACAGGATTGCACCTGCAATGCTACGGCAAGCTTCATATGGAACTATAAAAATAGGCACTTACCAGAGCTTCAAAAGAATGTTTGTTGAGCATCCAGAAggtgagtgggtttttttcaatttaattgtGGACTGTTTTGCTTGAAGCTGGCTGTTTCCATTTGGTATCTTACTGTAGCGGTTTGAACAAGTCTACTGAGAAGACATTCCTTGTACCAATTACAATAAAGCGAGTCAGCAAGGAAGACTTGTCAGAGCAGTTTTTAAGGCTTCTGTAATTGGCACTTTCTCTGGTTAAAGGAGGGCTGGCATCATCCTGCCCTTATGTATCTTAAGTTCTGTAAATCTGCAGCtaaactctttttctttgtttatggaATAGATGAAACCCTGATGATAAATGTTCTGTGTGGCATTCTTTCGGGAGTAATCTCATCATCTATTGCCAACCCTACTGATGTCTTAAAGGTAATTATGTAGAGTTTGCCATTAGTTTTTGTCCTCTCCTTGAGGAAATGCGAAATCTCCTGATTTTATAGGATTTGTTGTTTTGTAGCCCTATTTATTCTCAGTTTTTAAGTTGTAAAAATCGGTAACATCCTGGATTATTGGAACCTTCTTCTGGTCCATACTAATTATTTGGAAGTATGCAACAGGAAACTGATGGCTGGGGAGGTAGTTGGATCCATATAAGAAGCTGTTAGCTTAATGATAGTCAGTGACCTCTTTTTCAGTTACTTAAAAGGGTTGATGGTATTTAACTTACAAAACTGTAGCATAGCAGGTGACTTACATGTCTGTCTGTaatgaaaaattcaaaaaaactcattctgtttttctaaaactACTAGAAACTTAATCCTTCATAGGGCTAGTGTGATTATGTAGAGGCATTTCAAACATAAGCTTCTATTTCAAGTGTGGCTTCAATTAGTTATTTCTCAAAATCATGCCCATGTACCAACTTGCTCGTCACCAAACTTGTATTCTGTAGTTACCATGCAGGTTCCTGAGGACATTCTTAGCAATCCACAAGACCATGGTTGTCACTAGCTGAACCCTTAATCTTTTTAACCTTTCATTTTAACACGTTCCTGTAAAAATGCTGTCAAGGACATCCTGCAGAACCCATCTGTCAGTCTAATCTAAATGGAGTAGtgtataaatacagaaatagaagTGACTTAATGCAGTTAAGAACTACACCACGTACTCGTTCAAAATTAGCAGCTGCATTTGGATAGTTAAGGCACTTCAAACGATTGCATCATGGTTATGATAATGTCAGCTGTTAATTTCTATTCAAAAGAAGTTGACTTTACTTAAAAGATTGTaacttaaaatgttaataaagCTGTATTAAACTATTACGGGTTGtatgtttgaaaattattttctaacttGGTCTTCAAATGAATCTCAGATCAGAATGCAAGCCCAAGGTAGTGTGATTCAAGGAGGAATGATGGGAAACTTCATACAGATCTACCAAAAGGAAGGCACTAAGGGATTATGGAAGGCAAGTGTTTTTGAACTATATCCTACACTTTAAGTACACTTTCTTGCTTAGCTGTATTTCATGTACTTTCACAGTATTCTCAGCCAAAATATGGAGAGGTCGGTACCTAATATGTATGTAGCTTGTCGTGACTACTTCACTGCTGGTGTCTTGGTTCATTCCGGCAATCTTGTGTTCAAGGATTggctgcttcttaaaaaaaaggagacaaatggAGGCTTAAATTAGGGTAACTGGTCTATGACCAGTTCGACAACCCTTTTCAAGACACCTTGTAGTCTGTGCgctctgctctttttttaaaatgtgtactAAAGAACATTTGGATGTCAAGGTGCTAATGAACATCTCCTCTAGCTCAGGAATTCTTGTACTCAGACTTGTAGGTTGTCTCTTATGCCACTTACAGTCAATGACTGTATAACAACTGAAGACCAAGAATGGACAGCTGTTCTAAAATGGCtggaaaatagaaatgtttttatattaGCATGCTTTTCTCTGCAAAGTTTCTTGATCTCCATTTTTCTGTTCATCTTCCTTACTTTGTCAGTTTTTCAGTTAGCAGCGAGGGGAGCCAGTATCACCTGGTTGTTGAGGTCTTAGCTGACTGTTGATGTAAGAATTTGGATGTTAAGCAAAGATGGAGTAGCACAAAGGAACTGAAATTGCTGTTCAGCATGAAAAAGTGATTTATCTGTTAATTTGAATTTGTACTTCTGAAGCACATACATCTAAGACTTGTACTAATTAGCCTTATTTGAATTCAAAATGTTCTTAATACATTCATGGTGTGTTGCTTTGTATTATAAAAGATAGACTTTTCTAATGGCTCACAAAAGTTAAAGGATATAGTtgaaatttaaaattcttttgacAGGGGGTATCATTGACAGCACAGAGAGCTGCTATTGTTGTTGGAGTGGAACTGCCAGTGTATGACCTTACCAAGAAGCACATAATTATGTCTGGATTTATGGGAGATACAGTATATACTCACTTCCTGTAAGTTTGTATCACTAACTGTCTACATAGCTCATCATGGTTAGCTCTCATTATGAGGGATgaatcttttgattttttttttttcccccgtcaTCAGTCTAGATGTAAATATATTTCTGAtgtgtttataatttttaatacagtagCATCTCAATGGTAGCACATAGCACAGAAGTGAATTTTATTTAGGATTTAGATTTAACTTTCTTTTGAATATGGAATTTTGTTTTGTGGATGGTCTGAATCCTTCAGTTTTGTAAACTGAGGTTAGAGGAAAGTTCCAGTCAAATATTTGCTATTCTCAGGGGTACAAACAGCTGTTCAAGTATACAGAAACTGTATACAAGGGCTGTATGTCAAATCTTTAAAAAGATGCTTTatagtaaatgaaaaataatttttcacatctaTTAGCtgatgtaatttttaattaaaagcactaAGCACTCATTATTACTACATGTTTTCTGGGGAGGGGGAATTCCTGTGCATCTTTAAATGTGGTAGATTAATTTTCATCAACCCTTTCTTTTATTAGCTCAAGTTTTACTTGTGGGTTAGCTGGAGCCCTTGCCTCCAACCCGATTGATGTTGTGAGAACACGCATGATGAATCAGAGAAGCCAACAACATGGAGGACACTCAAACTACAAGGGTACTTTGGATTGCTTGTTACAAGTAAGTAGTTCACATATCAACATAAGTAGAAACTGGTGCCATCAAGCAATGATTTGGGTGTAGAACTTGAAATTGTTCTAAGTTTCCCTATAAATTAATCTAAGTAACTTGGATATGCTTTTTTGCCTTTATGCTCAAAGGGACTGTACTTTCAAGGTGGGTGCCTAACATGAGCTGCAGGTTTACATGCAGCACTCtgcaaagtttttgaaaaaacaatTCTGGGAATGCAATTTGGATGAATCTGGGGTGGGTACTAAATGACATGGACTGCATCTTTACCTGCCAGGTAATGTTGCAGGCATTACTAATCTTGGCTTTATCTAGTGCAATGTTTCCTTGTCCCATCATACAGTATATTTAAATCAAGGTTACAGCACTAAGCAATCCCCTTCAGTGGTATAAAATCTTGTTAGCTGAGATGCTATTTAGATTTTTCTCTAATAAAGAATTACAGAAGTGTGTTCTTGATGTGTTTTATTCCAGACATGGAAGAATGAAGGCTTTTTTGCTCTATATAAAGGGTTTTGGCCAAACTGGTTAAGACTTGGTCCTTGGAATATCATTGTATCCTTTTTCAAAGGTGGGCAAAACTATTAAGCTAGCCATACAACAGCAAGTATTGACAGAGTTTCATGGAGTGGTCTGTGGAAAGTGTCATGTCAGCACAAATATTCCCTTTTTATGAATGGAACATTGTGTAGTTGCCCATTCTCTTAGGCAACTGCTGCTGGTCAGATTGAATTTGTGATTCACAGAGTGAATATTAGAAGGTGatattgcaaaacatttttcttttcctccaattTCATACCTGTCCATTTCCTTAGTTTGgagcttaattttaaataaaattgaccAGATAAGTTAGAAATAGGGGCAATTTCTAGAACTGGGGAGACTGTTAGCAGTTAGCCATGAAATCTTTTTGTATTTATCTTAGTCTCACACTAAGGGTTTGTGTTTCCAGAGCCAGTTGATCGGAACTCTGGGAAGTGGTTTGGTAGTAATGTTTTTTTTACCATGAGCAAACCTACTTTAGCTTATCAAAGCTAAGTGAGTAAAGTCTCTAAGGGCTTTCataatacactcctgcttccctaGTCCTGTG
Protein-coding regions in this window:
- the SLC25A30 gene encoding kidney mitochondrial carrier protein 1: MSALNWKPFIYGGLASITAECGTFPIDLTKTRLQVQGQVNDAKYKEIRYRGMVHALVRICREEGLKALYSGIAPAMLRQASYGTIKIGTYQSFKRMFVEHPEDETLMINVLCGILSGVISSSIANPTDVLKIRMQAQGSVIQGGMMGNFIQIYQKEGTKGLWKGVSLTAQRAAIVVGVELPVYDLTKKHIIMSGFMGDTVYTHFLSSFTCGLAGALASNPIDVVRTRMMNQRSQQHGGHSNYKGTLDCLLQTWKNEGFFALYKGFWPNWLRLGPWNIIFFLTYEQLKKLDS